The following are encoded in a window of Risungbinella massiliensis genomic DNA:
- a CDS encoding thiol-disulfide oxidoreductase DCC family protein: protein MKTHLADSKDHAVILFDGVCNFCNQSVLFLIRHDSKGWFRFASLQSETARSLLQKEPHLLQVDSIVLIEQEKIYTESTAILRICKQMDGWWKILYPFIFIPKMIRDPLYRWFARNRYRFFGKKESCMIPTPEIRERFLND from the coding sequence ATGAAAACTCACTTGGCTGATTCAAAAGATCATGCTGTGATCCTTTTTGATGGAGTTTGTAACTTTTGTAATCAATCCGTTTTATTTCTCATCCGGCACGACTCTAAGGGATGGTTTCGATTTGCTTCTTTACAATCAGAAACTGCTAGATCCCTCTTACAAAAAGAACCACACCTTTTGCAAGTGGACTCCATCGTTCTAATCGAACAAGAGAAAATTTATACCGAATCGACAGCTATTCTCCGAATCTGCAAACAAATGGATGGTTGGTGGAAAATTCTCTACCCGTTCATTTTCATCCCAAAGATGATCCGAGATCCACTTTATCGCTGGTTTGCACGAAATCGATATCGCTTTTTCGGAAAAAAAGAGAGCTGTATGATTCCTACACCTGAGATTCGAGAACGTTTCTTAAACGACTAA